A stretch of DNA from Dehalobacterium formicoaceticum:
TTTGTTTGGTGAACAGATAAGCAAAGCGATAGTTCCCGTAAGCCGTTGTGAATACGGCCATCTGAAAAACTTGAAATTTTCCATTAATTTTTAGTTTAACCTCACCCCAATCAAATTCGCAAATGTCTCCAAGTTCATACAGAGCCTTAATAAACGCTTCCTTTGGTTTCCGTTCCAAGCTTCTAATGGTTCGAAGAACGGTACTGTAACTTAGTTGAGTACCCTCGGCTTCCAGTGCTTCAAAGATATCAATGGCTTTTTTTTGCTGCTTGTGCCGCCCCTGATTTCGCTTAGTTTCATTCTCGTCAAGATAGAACTGGATCCTGTTCACAACCTCGTCAGTCATTTTTCTTTTGGGTCGAATGCCCACAGTATACTTGGGGGCAGAAGTGAGGGTGTCGACTAGTGCCTGGATATCTGCCGACCCGCTCGACAATAATTGCTGTCTCCCTTCCTCATATTGTCCAATGTACTTTCCTACGGTGTCCCGATTGATCCCTGTTATTTTCGCAATTTCCCGGCGCGATTTCCCTTCATGAATATGCATCATTAAAATTTGTTGCTTGATGTTCATTGTGATCATCTCTCCCAGCCCCTACCTGTTGAATTTCCTCTCAAGTAGGTTAATCTATTGTGGCCGGTTTTTCAATGACTACGGTGGCCTACTATTAGATTACCATAGACATTCCCCAGAGTTATCAAAAAGGTTGTATCCTTCAGTGACGATCCTGGAAACCTTCCGAATACCTGTTTTCCCTTTGATGTCAAATTCTATTGTTGCAGTCGGATTGCCCTTAGAGAGGTTGATGCTCTGAATATAGATATAGCCCTCAGTTGCAGTGCTCCCTGAAACAGAGATCCCCTTTACGGCGATTTTTTTAACGAGCTTTTTGTTGTAAGCTTCAAGGGCATCGAGGCGATAAATCATATTGTAGACACTGTCCGCCCGATGCGTTGCTGAATACCGCAGTGTTGCCAAAGGAGTGAACTCTTTCAGTCTTTCTTTGGTTGCTGCACCTTCTACTGACTGTGGCTCATCGATTATCAGAATCGGATTCGTTTTAGCTAAAATATCAATTGGACGGCGGGAACGAAAATCATCGAGTTTCATATAAATACGCCTTGCGTCTTTTCCTCTGGCATTGAACGCTTGGCTGTTGATAATCATGGCGTTAATTGAACTATCAGATGCAAACCGATCGAGTTCAGTTAGCTGGGCAGAGTTATAAATAAAGTAGCGGATCTTTTTACCGTAATCTTCAGCAAAATGATCCTCTGTCATTTGAAATGACTTGTAAACACCTTCACGTATGGCAACACTAGGGACGACAATGATAAATTTACTCCATCCATAACGCTTATTCAGTTCGTACATTGTCTTGATATAGGTATAAGTTTTACCTACACCGGTTTCCATTTCAACGGTCAAGTTATAACGCCCATCAAGTGATTCTGATGGCTTGATTTGCCCCGATCTCTGTATATTACGGATATTCTCAAGAATTTTATCGTCGCCAATAACCACTGGTGCATTATTGAAACCAGTAAAGCTACGAGCATCTTCCAGGCCGATTTGTCCTAATCCTGGATCTATCATATAGGTCGGTGAGTGAAATGGCTGACCATTAAACACTTCACAAATCGCATTTGCAGCATCAGACTGAAATTTTTGATGCCTGAATTGTAATCTCATCATCGCACCCCCTAAATCACTCTTACAGTGGTATTTGGTGCGAGAAGCTTGAATATCTCGACCACATTTATTTTCTCTGGCGAACTGGTAAAGCTGCTGTCACGGAACACCACACGAAGAGGCTGACGACTAGCAATCTCTCGGATAACCTTCTCAGTAATACGCTCC
This window harbors:
- a CDS encoding DEAD/DEAH box helicase family protein — protein: MMRLQFRHQKFQSDAANAICEVFNGQPFHSPTYMIDPGLGQIGLEDARSFTGFNNAPVVIGDDKILENIRNIQRSGQIKPSESLDGRYNLTVEMETGVGKTYTYIKTMYELNKRYGWSKFIIVVPSVAIREGVYKSFQMTEDHFAEDYGKKIRYFIYNSAQLTELDRFASDSSINAMIINSQAFNARGKDARRIYMKLDDFRSRRPIDILAKTNPILIIDEPQSVEGAATKERLKEFTPLATLRYSATHRADSVYNMIYRLDALEAYNKKLVKKIAVKGISVSGSTATEGYIYIQSINLSKGNPTATIEFDIKGKTGIRKVSRIVTEGYNLFDNSGECLW